One window of Cydia fagiglandana chromosome 19, ilCydFagi1.1, whole genome shotgun sequence genomic DNA carries:
- the LOC134673835 gene encoding facilitated trehalose transporter Tret1-like, whose protein sequence is MENKRDKVTKKAFFIQLMSTISIAFLTSLTGFTYAWPSGVIENFRSNETVLSHPMSSLEISLLGSLTNVGGLVATPFCGYAVNKFGRKYTAMLYGLPFVLSWTIISLTSYVPLILAAMCVAGFGAAGQIVSGVYVSEIAQDSIRGALTSSVVSGFFLGLLTSYILGGYLTYNQIIYTFLTLSVLYIVFLAFLKESPVFLMQQGKEKEAAEAIAFYRHVPVTSKEVEIEITKIRIQLDPRINEVLQCENEPDLTNTLLKEQPAPTLQKPESAWQFLRKSESSKRALAAVLIVMAITILMGSIVIQVYAEEMFKMAVPSMPPNLCAIVLAVIFVCACFVCAAVVDKLGRKMLLTSTSAASGVFTLLLGTQLECGWAPHWVTALIIYLYCFIYTLGAACVPFILTAEVFLPEVRGLCNTFSMACMWIFNFITLMIFNPLVEVLSLGIVFCGFSATCFLGALYSHYCLPETKGLPADEIQLLFLKKKTKNNKV, encoded by the exons ATGGAAAATAAAAGGGATAAAGTGACgaagaaggcatttttcataCAATTGATGTCAACTATATCAA TTGCCTTCCTGACTTCCCTTACTGGCTTCACCTACGCCTGGCCATCAGGGGTGATAGAAAACTTCCGCTCCAATGAAACTGTGTTGTCACATCCGATGTCCTCCCTCGAAATCTCCTTGCTGGGCAGCCTGACGAATGTCGGAGGGCTAGTGGCCACCCCTTTTTGTGGTTATGCCGTCAATAAATTTGGAAGGAAGTATACGGCTATGCTGTATGGACTGCCGTTCGTG CTATCCTGGACGATAATCTCTCTTACAAGCTACGTGCCTCTGATCTTAGCCGCAATGTGCGTAGCGGGATTCGGCGCGGCCGGGCAAATCGTGTCCGGGGTATACGTGTCCGAAATAGCCCAGGATTCCATCCGAGGTGCTCTGACCTCAAGTGTCGTTTCAGGGTTTTTCCTCGGGCTGCTTACCTCATACATCTTGGGAGGATACTTAACGTACAATCAAATCATTTATACGTTTCTGACGCTGTCTGTGTTGTATATTGTGTTTCTGGCGTTCTTGAAGGAATCGCCAGTGTTTTTGATGCAGCAGGGCAAGgaaaag GAAGCTGCAGAGGCGATAGCGTTCTACAGGCATGTACCGGTGACGTCTAAAGAGGTGGAGATAGAGATAACGAAAATAAGAATACAACTCGATCCCAGAATAAACGAAGTGCTGCAGTGTGAGAATG aGCCCGATTTAACCAACACACTTTTAAAAGAGCAACCTGCACCCACTCTTCAGAAACCTGAATCGGCATGGCAATTCTTAC GAAAGTCCGAGTCATCGAAGCGTGCCCTAGCCGCCGTGCTCATCGTGATGGCGATAACCATCCTCATGGGGTCCATCGTGATCCAAGTCTACGCGGAGGAGATGTTCAAGATGGCCGTGCCCTCGATGCCGCCTAACCTGTGTGCCATCGTCCTGGCTGTCATTTTTGTCTGCGCTTGTTTCGTGTGCGCCGCCGTTGTGGATAAACTTGGGAGAAAG ATGCTTTTGACGAGCACGTCAGCTGCTTCCGGAGTGTTCACTCTACTCCTGGGGACACAGTTGGAGTGTGGCTGGGCCCCACACTGGGTCACAGCTCTCATTATCTACCTATACTGCTTCATCTACACCCTCGGCGCCGCCTGCGTGCCCTTCATACTCACCGCTGAAGTGTTCCTGCCGGAG GTCCGCGGCCTCTGCAACACCTTCAGCATGGCCTGCATGTGGATCTTCAACTTCATCACTCTCATGATCTTCAACCCACTAGTGGAGGTCCTGAGCCTTGGCATCGTGTTCTGCGGATTCTCGGCCACTTGCTTCCTTGGAGCGCTCTACAGTCATTACTGCTTGCCCGAAACCAAGGGACTGCCGGCCGATGAGATACAGCTTCTGTTccttaaaaagaaaacaaagaaTAATAAAGTTTAG
- the LOC134673928 gene encoding facilitated trehalose transporter Tret1-like, with product MGKAQQCITGVTACFSAILMGSLNCWPSFTLEQFTNPNSTVLSTPMTEVEASLVGSLPSLGAMAGTAVTGLLIDNLGRKRGSMALVLPFLLCWIIIEFSSSALPIMVARFIGGIAGGANLVYAPIFISEICEPSIRGTLSSGTVSMYCFGALLSYLSGWFLSYRMIIWLNLALGVVNLLLFMLVVESPLFLLKQKKEQEAIKALAHYRDGSVTSKIVLEELSVMKQQLSPAVELLSVNSDEKKEEEAEKEKLTAGEPVPGTHRQPAIKSLFMEPASRSAFLVVGTALTLQVGMGMVAVQVYAGKLFAQAAPDLSKDFCSVLLALTLFAGCAVTAVVADKAGRRVLIISSSALVALCMGGLGAQMQTGFLPAWVSAVLVLLYCFCFIFGAGTVPYVLLAEVFTPEVQGIASMILVEWVWLLNFLIIAVFPFMVSLLGIHGSFYAFACVGVANTFLSYFNVPETKGMSNKQIQEVFSK from the exons atgggAAAGGCACAGCAATGCATAACTGGAGTGACTG CGTGCTTCAGCGCCATATTGATGGGCAGCCTCAACTGCTGGCCTTCCTTCACACTGGAACAGTTCACCAACCCGAACTCTACAGTGTTGTCCACGCCCATGACAGAGGTGGAGGCGTCGCTGGTCGGCAGCCTACCTTCCTTAGGCGCCATGGCTGGCACGGCCGTAACTGGTCTACTTATTGACAATTTGGGGAGGAAAAGAGGTTCCATGGCGCTAGTTTTACCCTTTCTG CTATGCTGGATCATTATAGAATTTTCATCGTCGGCACTGCCGATCATGGTTGCTCGCTTCATCGGGGGCATCGCCGGAGGAGCGAACCTGGTTTACGCTCCAATCTTCATATCGGAAATTTGCGAGCCTTCTATTAGAGGAACATTATCTTCAG GAACGGTATCAATGTACTGCTTTGGAGCCCTCTTGTCATACTTGAGTGGCTGGTTCCTGTCATACAGGATGATCATCTGGCTGAACCTGGCCCTGGGCGTCGTAAACCTTCTGCTATTCATGCTAGTGGTGGAAAGCCCGCTGTTTTTGCTGAAGCAGAAGAAAGAACAA GAAGCTATAAAGGCGCTAGCACATTACAGGGACGGGTCTGTGACGTCGAAAATCGTTTTGGAGGAGCTCTCAGTGATGAAACAACAGCTGTCGCCGGCTGTGGAACTACTCTCTGTTAACTCAG ATGAAAAGAAAGAGGAGGAAGCCGAGAAAGAGAAGCTAACCGCCGGGGAACCAGTGCCGGGGACACACAGACAGCCCGCTATCAAGTCATTGT TTATGGAACCCGCTAGTCGCAGTGCGTTCTTGGTTGTAGGGACTGCCTTGACTTTACAG GTTGGCATGGGCATGGTGGCTGTACAAGTGTACGCCGGAAAGCTGTTCGCGCAGGCAGCTCCGGACTTGTCCAAGGATTTCTGCTCGGTGCTTCTTGCACTCACTCTGTTCGCGGGGTGCGCCGTCACCGCCGTCGTGGCGGACAAGGCTGGAAGACGG GTGCTGATAATCTCCTCGTCAGCGCTGGTGGCGCTATGCATGGGCGGGCTGGGCGCCCAGATGCAGACAGGCTTCCTGCCGGCCTGGGTCTCTGCAGTCCTCGTGCTGCTCTACTGTTTCTGCTTCATTTTTGGCGCGGGCACCGTGCCCTATGTTCTGCTGGCTGAAGTCTTCACTCCAGAG GTCCAAGGCATCGCCTCAATGATTCTAGTGGAGTGGGTGTGGCTCCTCAACTTCTTGATAATCGCGGTGTTCCCGTTCATGGTGTCCCTGCTGGGTATCCACGGCTCCTTCTACGCGTTCGCGTGCGTGGGCGTGGCCAACACCTTCCTTAGCTACTTCAACGTGCCGGAGACGAAAGGGATGTCCAATAAGCAAATACAGGAGGTGTTCTCGAAATAA